In Clupea harengus chromosome 25, Ch_v2.0.2, whole genome shotgun sequence, one genomic interval encodes:
- the tgs1 gene encoding trimethylguanosine synthase isoform X1 has protein sequence MIYCRKWDVVAVADIFFHHDSEEVKSIHCLCSRAFVNDRELYRSDFKSIQEDLIDDTFEDPEDYDGESSVHEDLSEGEGSNEMDEESKLMASMGLPVEFGTSSAKKGKGRKHVRKSMPASQPEVLSDVQSEPEDPEVCVEDCLETRALSDAQSEPEDPKLCVEDRVETLALSDAPEESESPVNLEAWEKYWAGQGEGLLWQSWLEKHPESDGSPAVGPWDCPETREEWELHTSQTYLYYWEQFCYWAAQGWTAEGDSCSAVPSASEPPLDGEQLAAEAEAAIEGLEPLGQDTGDTCCSGLEQGDLGMGDVTQLVGGLSLQVGQTGGDVRQGRMPSGDECAKDRGDDKSQSVSSSGGPEATDRQGHSSHSSDRPAPRTPHPPNGEDGDGDDDPPESKCAKLKRRLVSRSHELDVEENPPATAEEAWALLGLKRSAEHRFESVLKFKRGQEGHAGWKTEGSRKHPRRKKAACKINKHTYFPEAGEACPPSRSKALHKVQNFLKLVQSGTEEDNRVSSKPEALPEELQQHPAPCPPPAQHPGEEQQHNAPSSRLEDSHSDPHLHKTIQNFSEPEQEEEEEAAEEEEEEEEEEEEEAGVVEGRMQRDENAQPMREFYSLDIPDYLLPDPAANSEEEWGTPGGAEKVKPNKKKKRKARKRRADADMPPEIAAEPELAKYWAQRYRLFARFDEGIKLDHEGWFSVTPERIAEHIALRVQASFQCELIVDAFCGVGGNAIQFALTGKRVIAIDIDGGRLALAQHNAQVYGVADQIEFLQGDFMQLAPSLQADVVFLSPPWGGPEYLSADVFDIKTMMSPDGFEIFRLSKLISENIVYFLPRNADMEQIASLAGPGGRVEVEQNFLNNKLKTITAYFGHLIKSDS, from the exons ATGATTTACTGTAGAAAATGGGATGTAGTGGCAGTAGCTGACATATTTTTCCACCATGATTCAGAGGAGGTCAAGTCTATACATTGTTTATGCTCAAGAGCGTTTGTAAA TGACCGAGAATTGTACCGTTCAGATTTCAAGTCTATCCAAGAAGACTTGATTGACGATACATTTGAAG ACCCCGAGGATTATGATGGAGAATCCTCCGTCCATGAGGATTTGTCAGAGGGTGAGGGAAGCAATGAAATGGACGAGGAGAGCAAACTTATGGCAAGCATGGGACTTCCAGTTGAGTTTGGCACCTCTTCTGCCAAGAAAGGAAAA GGGAGAAAACATGTTCGGAAGTCAAtgcctgccagccagccagaagTGCTCTCTGATGTCCAGTCTGAACCCGAGGACCCCGAAGTCTGTGTTGAGGATTGTCTTGAGACCCGTGCTCTCTCTGATGCTCAGTCTGAACCCGAGGACCCCAAACTCTGTGTTGAGGATCGTGTCGAGACCCTTGCTCTTTCTGATGCTCCCGAAGAGTCCGAGAGTCCAGTGAACCTGGAAGCCTGGGAGAAGTACTGGGCTGGGCAGGGGGAGGGCCTGCTCTGGCAGAGCTGGCTGGAGAAGCACCCAGAGAGCGACGGCTCCCCAGCAGTGGGCCCCTGGGACTGCCCCGAAACGAGGGAGGAGTGGGAGCTGCACACCAGCCAGACCTACCTCTACTACTGGGAACAGTTCTGCTACTGGGCTGCTCAGGGCTGGACTGCGGAGGGGGACTCCTGCAGCGCTGTGCCTTCTGCCAGTGAACCTCCACTGGATGGAGAGCAGCTAGCAGCCGAAGCAGAAGCCGCGATTGAAGGGCTGGAGCCTTTAGGCCAGGACACTGGGGACACTTGTTGCAGTGGTTTAGAGCAGGGAGATCTAGGTATGGGAGATGTGACACAGCTGGTGGGGGGGCTGAGCTTACAGGTGGGGCAGACGGGCGGGGATGTCAGACAGGGTAGGATGCCCTCAGGAGACGAGTGCGCCAAGGACAGGGGTGATGACAAGAGCCAGTCTGTATCAAGCAGTGGCGGTCCTGAGGCAACAG ACCGCCAAGGACACTCGAGTCATTCATCTGACCGCCCAGCACCGCGAACGCCACATCCACCAAACGGCGAGGATGGAGACGGTGATGATGATCCTCCAGAGAGCAAATGTGCCAAACTGAAGAGGAGGTTGGTtagcagg AGCCATGAGCTGGACGTGGAGGAGAATCCCCCCGCGACGGCCGAGGAGGCCTGGGCCCTGCTGGGTCTGAAACGCAGCGCAGAGCACAG GTTTGAGAGCGTGCTGAAGTTCAAACGAGGCCAGGAAGGCCATGCAGGCTGGAAGACGGAGGGAAGCAGGAAGCATCCCAGGAGGAAGAAAGCAGCCTGTAAGATCAACAAGCACACCTACTTCCCCGAGGCAGGAGAGGCCTGCCCACCCTCCAGGAGCAAGGCCTTGCATAAA GTTCAGAACTTCTTAAAACTAGTTCAGAGTGGAACTGAAGAAGATAACAGAGTTTCCTCAAAACCTGAAGCTCTACCCGAGGAGCTCCAGCAGCATcctgccccctgcccccctccggCTCAACATCCTGGGGAAGAGCAACAGCACAATGCCCCCAGCTCAAGGCTGGAAGACAGCCACTCTGACCCACATCTTCACAAGACCATTCAGAACTTCAGTGAAccagaacaggaggaggaggaggaggcggcggaagaggaagaggaggaggaggaggaggaagaagaagaagcggGGGTGGTTGAAGGCAGGATGCAGAGAGATGAGAACGCCCAGCCCATGAGAGAGTTCTACAGCCTGGACATCCCAGATTACCTACTCCCTGATCCTGCTGCCAACAGTGAAGAAGAGTGGGGCACTCCTGGCGGTG CGGAGAAAGTGAAGcctaataaaaagaaaaagaggaaggcgAGGAAAAGACGGGCAGATGCTGACATGCCTCCTGAGATTGCAGCAGAACCGGAACTAGCCAAGTACTGGGCTCAGCGCTACCGGCTGTTCGCCAGGTTTGATGAAGGCATCAAGCTGGACCACG AGGGCTGGTTTTCCGTGACCCCAGAGAGGATTGCTGAGCACATCGCTCTGAGGGTGCAGGCCAGCTTTCAGTGTGAGCTGATCGTCGACGCATTCTGTGGGGTGGGAGGCAATGCTATTCAGTTTGCCCTCACTGGAAAAAGAG tgatagCCATCGACATTGATGGAGGCCGGCTGGCTCTGGCCCAGCACAATGCGCAGGTATACGGGGTGGCCGATCAGATCGAGTTCCTGCAGGGTGACTTCATGCAGCTGGCCCCCAGCCTCCAGGCCGACGTGGTCTTCCTCAGTCCGCCATGGGGCGGCCCAGAGTACCTCAGCGCAGACGTGTTCGACATCAAGACCATGATGTCGCCGGACGG
- the tgs1 gene encoding trimethylguanosine synthase isoform X2, translating into MIYCRKWDVVAVADIFFHHDSEEVKSIHCLCSRAFVNDRELYRSDFKSIQEDLIDDTFEDPEDYDGESSVHEDLSEGEGSNEMDEESKLMASMGLPVEFGTSSAKKGKGRKHVRKSMPASQPEVLSDVQSEPEDPEVCVEDCLETRALSDAQSEPEDPKLCVEDRVETLALSDAPEESESPVNLEAWEKYWAGQGEGLLWQSWLEKHPESDGSPAVGPWDCPETREEWELHTSQTYLYYWEQFCYWAAQGWTAEGDSCSAVPSASEPPLDGEQLAAEAEAAIEGLEPLGQDTGDTCCSGLEQGDLGMGDVTQLVGGLSLQVGQTGGDVRQGRMPSGDECAKDRGDDKSQSVSSSGGPEATDRQGHSSHSSDRPAPRTPHPPNGEDGDGDDDPPESKCAKLKRSHELDVEENPPATAEEAWALLGLKRSAEHRFESVLKFKRGQEGHAGWKTEGSRKHPRRKKAACKINKHTYFPEAGEACPPSRSKALHKVQNFLKLVQSGTEEDNRVSSKPEALPEELQQHPAPCPPPAQHPGEEQQHNAPSSRLEDSHSDPHLHKTIQNFSEPEQEEEEEAAEEEEEEEEEEEEEAGVVEGRMQRDENAQPMREFYSLDIPDYLLPDPAANSEEEWGTPGGAEKVKPNKKKKRKARKRRADADMPPEIAAEPELAKYWAQRYRLFARFDEGIKLDHEGWFSVTPERIAEHIALRVQASFQCELIVDAFCGVGGNAIQFALTGKRVIAIDIDGGRLALAQHNAQVYGVADQIEFLQGDFMQLAPSLQADVVFLSPPWGGPEYLSADVFDIKTMMSPDGFEIFRLSKLISENIVYFLPRNADMEQIASLAGPGGRVEVEQNFLNNKLKTITAYFGHLIKSDS; encoded by the exons ATGATTTACTGTAGAAAATGGGATGTAGTGGCAGTAGCTGACATATTTTTCCACCATGATTCAGAGGAGGTCAAGTCTATACATTGTTTATGCTCAAGAGCGTTTGTAAA TGACCGAGAATTGTACCGTTCAGATTTCAAGTCTATCCAAGAAGACTTGATTGACGATACATTTGAAG ACCCCGAGGATTATGATGGAGAATCCTCCGTCCATGAGGATTTGTCAGAGGGTGAGGGAAGCAATGAAATGGACGAGGAGAGCAAACTTATGGCAAGCATGGGACTTCCAGTTGAGTTTGGCACCTCTTCTGCCAAGAAAGGAAAA GGGAGAAAACATGTTCGGAAGTCAAtgcctgccagccagccagaagTGCTCTCTGATGTCCAGTCTGAACCCGAGGACCCCGAAGTCTGTGTTGAGGATTGTCTTGAGACCCGTGCTCTCTCTGATGCTCAGTCTGAACCCGAGGACCCCAAACTCTGTGTTGAGGATCGTGTCGAGACCCTTGCTCTTTCTGATGCTCCCGAAGAGTCCGAGAGTCCAGTGAACCTGGAAGCCTGGGAGAAGTACTGGGCTGGGCAGGGGGAGGGCCTGCTCTGGCAGAGCTGGCTGGAGAAGCACCCAGAGAGCGACGGCTCCCCAGCAGTGGGCCCCTGGGACTGCCCCGAAACGAGGGAGGAGTGGGAGCTGCACACCAGCCAGACCTACCTCTACTACTGGGAACAGTTCTGCTACTGGGCTGCTCAGGGCTGGACTGCGGAGGGGGACTCCTGCAGCGCTGTGCCTTCTGCCAGTGAACCTCCACTGGATGGAGAGCAGCTAGCAGCCGAAGCAGAAGCCGCGATTGAAGGGCTGGAGCCTTTAGGCCAGGACACTGGGGACACTTGTTGCAGTGGTTTAGAGCAGGGAGATCTAGGTATGGGAGATGTGACACAGCTGGTGGGGGGGCTGAGCTTACAGGTGGGGCAGACGGGCGGGGATGTCAGACAGGGTAGGATGCCCTCAGGAGACGAGTGCGCCAAGGACAGGGGTGATGACAAGAGCCAGTCTGTATCAAGCAGTGGCGGTCCTGAGGCAACAG ACCGCCAAGGACACTCGAGTCATTCATCTGACCGCCCAGCACCGCGAACGCCACATCCACCAAACGGCGAGGATGGAGACGGTGATGATGATCCTCCAGAGAGCAAATGTGCCAAACTGAAGAGGAG CCATGAGCTGGACGTGGAGGAGAATCCCCCCGCGACGGCCGAGGAGGCCTGGGCCCTGCTGGGTCTGAAACGCAGCGCAGAGCACAG GTTTGAGAGCGTGCTGAAGTTCAAACGAGGCCAGGAAGGCCATGCAGGCTGGAAGACGGAGGGAAGCAGGAAGCATCCCAGGAGGAAGAAAGCAGCCTGTAAGATCAACAAGCACACCTACTTCCCCGAGGCAGGAGAGGCCTGCCCACCCTCCAGGAGCAAGGCCTTGCATAAA GTTCAGAACTTCTTAAAACTAGTTCAGAGTGGAACTGAAGAAGATAACAGAGTTTCCTCAAAACCTGAAGCTCTACCCGAGGAGCTCCAGCAGCATcctgccccctgcccccctccggCTCAACATCCTGGGGAAGAGCAACAGCACAATGCCCCCAGCTCAAGGCTGGAAGACAGCCACTCTGACCCACATCTTCACAAGACCATTCAGAACTTCAGTGAAccagaacaggaggaggaggaggaggcggcggaagaggaagaggaggaggaggaggaggaagaagaagaagcggGGGTGGTTGAAGGCAGGATGCAGAGAGATGAGAACGCCCAGCCCATGAGAGAGTTCTACAGCCTGGACATCCCAGATTACCTACTCCCTGATCCTGCTGCCAACAGTGAAGAAGAGTGGGGCACTCCTGGCGGTG CGGAGAAAGTGAAGcctaataaaaagaaaaagaggaaggcgAGGAAAAGACGGGCAGATGCTGACATGCCTCCTGAGATTGCAGCAGAACCGGAACTAGCCAAGTACTGGGCTCAGCGCTACCGGCTGTTCGCCAGGTTTGATGAAGGCATCAAGCTGGACCACG AGGGCTGGTTTTCCGTGACCCCAGAGAGGATTGCTGAGCACATCGCTCTGAGGGTGCAGGCCAGCTTTCAGTGTGAGCTGATCGTCGACGCATTCTGTGGGGTGGGAGGCAATGCTATTCAGTTTGCCCTCACTGGAAAAAGAG tgatagCCATCGACATTGATGGAGGCCGGCTGGCTCTGGCCCAGCACAATGCGCAGGTATACGGGGTGGCCGATCAGATCGAGTTCCTGCAGGGTGACTTCATGCAGCTGGCCCCCAGCCTCCAGGCCGACGTGGTCTTCCTCAGTCCGCCATGGGGCGGCCCAGAGTACCTCAGCGCAGACGTGTTCGACATCAAGACCATGATGTCGCCGGACGG
- the tmem68 gene encoding transmembrane protein 68 → MSNGNESCLSGNGTIGFISCMIRVWEEWAGLGHLEDYLSYLEYLVWVFTPLAIVFILPFLIVILVYLSILFLHIYKRKIQLREAYSNNLWDGARKTLATLWDGHGAIWHGYEIHGLEKIPDEGPALIVYYHGAIPIDYYYFLASLIIRKGRTCHSVADHFLFNVPGFKLLLEVFSVIHGPQEECVKALRSGHLLGISPGGVREALLSDETYPLIWGKRKGFAQVAIDSKVPIIPMFTQNVREGFRSLGTLRLFRWLYERFRFPCAPVYGGFPVKFRTFLGDPIPYDPRLTAAELAEKVQEAVQALIDQHQKIPGNILRALLERFHRRTKEA, encoded by the exons ATGTCCAATGGGAACGAATCCTGCCTGTCAGGGAATGGCACCATCGGCTTCATATCGTGTATGATTCGCGTCTGGGAGGAGTGGGCCGGGCTGGGACACCTGGAGGACTACCTCAGCTACCTGGAGTACCTAGTGTGGGTGTTCACGCCTCTGGCCATCGTCTTCATCTTACCGTTCCTCATCGTTATCCTCGTGTATCTCTCCATACTCTTCCTGCATATATACAAGCGCAAGATCCAACTCAGGGAGGCCTATTCCAACAACCTGTGGGATGGCGCAAGGAAAACCCTGGCCACTCTGTGGGATGGACACGGAGCCATATGGCATg GTTATGAGATACATGGATTAGAAAAGATTCCAGATGAAGGGCCTGCCCTTATAGTCTACTACCACGGGGCTATTCCCATTGATTATTATTACTTCCTGGCAAGTTTAATCATTCGAAAGGGACGGACCTGTCATTCTGTGGCAGATCACTTCTTGTTCAATGTTCCTG GCTTCAAGTTGCTGCTGGAGGTGTTCAGCGTGATCCACGGGCcgcaggaggagtgtgtgaaggCCCTGCGCAGCGGCCACCTGCTGGGCATCTCCCCTGGCGGCGTGCGGGAGGCGCTCCTCAGTGACGAGACCTACCCCCTGATTTGGGGCAAGCGCAAGGGTTTCGCTCAAGTGGCCATCGACTCCAAAGTG CCAATAATTCCTATGTTTACACAGAATGTACGAGAAGGATTTCGCTCTCTAGGAACACTAA GATTGTTCAGATGGTTGTATGAAAGATTTCGCTTTCCCTGCGCTCCTGTGTATGGAGGTTTCCCAGTAAAATTTCGCACCTTCCTCGGTGACCCAATTCCATATGACCCCAGACTTACCGCGGCAGAGTTGGCAGAAAAG GTGCAAGAGGCTGTGCAAGCACTTATAGATCAACACCAAAAAATCCCGGGTAACATCCTTCGAGCTCTTTTAGAGCGATTCCACAGACGGACGAAAGAAGCCTAG